TAACTtgaaactgggtagtttataaagagaagatgtttatttagctcatgattttgcaggctgggaagttcaacgGGATAGTGCCGGATCTGGCCAGCTTCTGGTGAAGGCCAAATGTTAGGTCAAAACATGGTGGAGAAGGGGAAAAGTGAGTGGCATGTGCAAAAGGATCACACAGGGAGACAGGGAAGCAAGAGAGAGTTTAGGAAAccaaacttgctttttttttttttttttttgagaaggattcttggtctgtcacccaggcttcagtgcagtggcccaatctcggctcactgcaagctccgcttcccgggttcaggccattctccattctcctgcctcagcctcccgagtagctgggactacaggcgcctgcaaccacgcctggctaattttttgtatttttagtagagacggggtttcaccgtgttagccaggaccgtctcgatctcctgacctcgtgatccacctgcctcggcctcccaaagtgctgggattacaggcgtgagccaccacgcccagccaaacttgcttttataacaacCTGCTCTTTGGTAACTAACCTAGCCCCAACAGAGTAATAAATTACTCACTCATgtgggagggcattaatctattcatgaaggatctgctcccgatgacccaaacacctcccactaagccccagctccaacaccaccaccacattgagaactttttttttttttttgcctgaggttgggagtttgagaccagcctcaccaacatggataaaccccgtctctactaaaaatggaaaattagccaggggtgatggcacatgcctgtaatcccagctattcaggaggctgaggcaggagaatcccttgaaccagggacgcagaagtttgcagtgagccgagatcacgccattgcactccagcctgggcgacagagtgagactctgtccgcCCCGcgccccccaccaaaaaaaaatataaacagcagAACACCTTAACTATGAAGAGAATACCATATCATTCATTTGCCCTCTTTCTTTCTAGTATtgtttatcacacacacacacccacacatctTTTGCTCAATAGGTAAacatctctttcatttctgtaccattttctttttttttttcttttttcttttttttttttttgagacggagtctcgctctttctcccaggccggagtgtagtggtgatatatcagctcactgcaagctctgcctcccgggttcaggccattctccttcctgcctcagcctcccgagtagctgggactacaggcgcctgccaccacgcccggctaattttttgtatttttagtagagatgggatttcactgtgttagccaggacggtatcgatctcctgacctcgtgatccacccaccttggcctcccaaagtactgggattacaggcgtgaggcgccgcgcctggcctgaaaaatccactgttagtctgatggaatTTCCTATATAGGTTTTTAGGACACTTTTCTCTTCGCTTGctcattttaggattttttttcctttacattgaGTTTAGATTGTCTGATGACTATTTGTCTTGGTGAAGTCCATTTTGCAATGTATTTTCCAGGAGATCTCTAAGTATCTTCTATCTGGATTTTAAATCTCTAGCCAAGGttagggaagttttcctcaattatttcctcaagtagattttccaaactttttaccCTTCATTCTCCCTTATGTTTTACATAACTCCATACTTCctgaaggctttgttcatattttaattctcttttctttctttttgtctgactgggttaatttgaaagacctatcttcaagctctgaaattcttccttctgcttggtctagtctattgttaaagCTTTCAGCTGCATTTGGAACTACTTTGATGAATTTTTTGTTTCCaggtggtttaatttttttttttttttttttgagacagagtctcgctctgtcacccaggctggagcgcagtggcacgatctcggctcactgcaagctccgcctcccaggttcaggccattctcctgcctcagcctccgagtagctgggactacaggcgcctgcaaccaggcccagctaattttttgtatttttagtagagacggggtttcactgtgttagccatgacggtcttgatctcctgacctcgtgatccgcccacctcagcctcccaaagtgctgggattacaggcgtgagccaccgcgcctggcccaggtggtttaattttttaaaaatatttatctcttggtaaattttttattcatatgctgaattgatttttaaatttctttgtgttgttttcaactttctcttggatttcattgagcttctttataatcattattttgaattatttatttggtatttcaaagattttatttttgttaggaTCTATTGCTAGAAAGTGTAATTTTTTGGGGATGTCATAACATTCTATTTTTTCAGAGTATGTTTTCAAAACATTCTATTGTTTtcaacagagaaacaaagaacttaaaaaatagaaaacatagagACTTCCAGAATCATTTctttggttccttctcatctgtagaaactttctcttcttatttttgaatttatttcatttgggcaggatttttttcccctttatgatGTGACTATAATGTATGTTGTTTAAGGTCCTTTGCATTTGGTTGTGGATGCTTTCAGTGTCAAAGACTCTGTAGCTGTCCCTTGGTTATAGATAGCCTTTGTAtggtggctttctcaaatgctggttgtggtggtgatgTACTGGGAGTGTGAACAGGCTCATAGCCTCCTGCAGGGCCAGGATGGCAGAGGTTTAAGAAGTTTATCTCATTTCCACTTTTGGAAGAGATGAGAAATTTATTTCCATTCATGTGCCCTTTTGTCAACTGATTTGTATTGCGTTGCATggttcagcctccagaacagtagGTGGGCTTATGCCTAAACGCCTATGCAGCAGAAGCTTGTGAGTATATGCTTCATCACTGTATACCTAGAAaagctctctgttgcctcaggAAATGTGCTGGTAAGGGAATGTATAGCAGCCTGGGCTCCCTGCTCAGCACCAGAGAGGGGGACATAGCTGAGCAGAGCTGAATCCCCAAGGCTGCCCCAAGATGGTGAGTACAGGCAGCAGCTTTCaggcaggagtggtggcatggGAAGCTTCTGGTGAAACGTGCCTGGGTCTCCACAGATGAGGAGAGGGCTGCCCCAGTTTCATGACCTGGCCAGGCAAGAATGCCATCCATTTTCCTGTCATTCCCCAGTCCTGTCATCGGGGACACTCAAATTGACCAGAACTACTCTCTATCTCCAAGCTGCAATGTAGTTGAGACTCATTAAAGATGTCTTCTCCTCAGCTCACCATTTAAATGTCTTTGGTGCAGAGCATCCTCCCTCAGTCCCAAAcacatagcttttctttttttctttcttttttttttttttgttttgagacggagttttgctcttgttgcccaggctggagtgcaatggcgcgatctcagctcactgcaacctccacctcccaggttcaagcaattctcctgcctcagcctcccgagtagctgggattacaggcatgcaccactatgcctggctaattttttttgtagttttagtagagatggggtttctccatgttggtcaggctggtctcgaactcctgacctcagatgatccgcccacctcggcctcccaaagtgctgggattacaggcgtgagccaccgcgcctggcctgcacaTAGCTTTTCAGCTGTCCTGCTCTCCACTGCAGGAATGCTGGCACTCCCTGTAGAGAGGGGAAAGGGCCCTGCCTTTTACACAGCTTTTCAGCTCTCCTGCTCTCCACTGCAGGAATGCTGGCACTCCCTGTAGAGAGGGGAAAGGGCCCTGTCTTTCACACAAACCTGGCCCAAATGGCCACACTGCCAGTGGAAACACAGTCACCCCTGATAGCCCTAGAAAGGCTCTTCTCTGGCACACATGTGCCAATTTCCCATGGGAGTGGCCATGCTGTGTTTGAAGCAGTGGTGGATGGGGGAAGGGCAGGAGAATTTCCCCTTTCCATGCCTGATCCTAAGCGCTGGGGCTGCTTGGCTGCTGGGATGGAACTACACTGCTTCGGCACAGAGCTGAACACAATGTCCACAACTCTGCTGGAAGTGGTGCAGTCACTCAGCCCACAAACAAGGAGCTCTTGGACACAGAAGAGCACATGGTCTGGCCTCCTTTGTCCCAAGTGGTGCTTTTTTTGTGTGCTGCAGTCTCCCTTTCCTTAGGAGCAGCAATCCCTAATGGCTAGACCACTGGGAACCCTGCAGCTCCACTGGGTCCAGCCAGCCCTCTGTGGCTGCCACAATCCAAGTGGGCACTGGGGGAATGGCTGCAGGAGCTTCTGTGATGTGAATATACAAAGGTTGGGGTTCCCTGGGAAGGACACGGTCCCCTGAAAGCTACACTCCCAATATGGCACCCTGCCAACACTGCCCGAGTCTGGGGGAGGGACAAGTGACCCAGCACAAGTTGGCTGTCTGGTGTGATGCCCTCCAGAAGTTCCCAAATTGCCATGCACATCAGTGTTTGGCTTTGTGAGGGCAGAGGAGTTCTCTGACAGTTCAGATACTGGTGATCTTCTTAGGGATGACGGGAGTCAAAGCACTCCTATCTTACCTTTCAATGAAACACCAAGTTTCTCAAGGTTCCTAGCTGATTTCTGCCAGCctcttactttcttctttttttctgtctcagctTTTCCCcatgagttctgaaacattctgaCATGATTCTGATAGCTATTTCCACACTCAGGCTGGACCCCGGAGGAGTGCCCTCTGCTGGTTCTCTGAGACCTGTGGCTGGGATCATCTCTGATAAGGTTTGGgtgtttgttccctccaaatctcatgttgaaatgtgatccccagtgttggagctgGGCCCTAGTGGGAGgcgtttgggtcatgggagcggTTCTCTCACGAATGGCTTAGTACCCtgcccatggtaatgagtgagttttcactctATTCGTTCACACAAGAGCTGATTATTTAAAAGAGCCTAGCAGCTCTCTTGCTCCATCTCTCtccatgtgacacacctgctcctcctttgccttctgccatgagtaaaagcttcctgagactTCACCAGAAGCCTAGTGGAGCTGGCACCATGattgtacagcctgaagaactgtgagccaaataaatctcttttctttataaattacctaaccccaggtattcctttataacaacacacatggactaatacagtctccCTCTGCTGCTTCCAAGATCACTCCTTGATCTTCACTGCTTTAGGCAGCCTTTTACCCTACTTTGTAGGTGGAGCTTGAGGGGCTTAACAtcctaaaagttttattttttttatttatgtctttttttattttttttgagacagagtttcgctcttgttgcccaggctggagtaaaatggtgcTACCTCGggtcatcacaacctccgcctcctgggttcaagtgattctgctgcctcagcctccagagtagctgggattacaggcacgtgccaccgcacccagctaattttgtatttttagtagagacggggtttctccatgttggtcaggctggcctcgaactcctgacctctggtgatccaccctcctcggcctcccaaagtgtggggattacaggcatgagtcactgcgcctggctaacatcctaaaagttttaaaaatgaactttggccaggcttggtggctcacacctgtaatcccagcactttgggaggctgaggcaagcagatcacttgagtccaagagttctaGGCTAGCCATGGGCAacaatggcaaaaccctgtctctacaaaaaataaaaatatgcatatacatatatatatgtgtgtgtgtatattaatataaatatatatataaacattgaaAATGAGAGTAACACATGCAAACAAAATTTCTCAGCTCATAACTGTACAGCTCAGTCTACTCAAAATTCTCCACAGTGATAACTACTCCACAGGCCAAGACAGAGAAGGTTGCCAGCATCAATTCCGTACTTCCTCCAGACAGGGACTGCTGCCCTCTGAAGTAACCACTCTCCCAGCTGGTAAATGCCATGAAGCAGTTTGTTCTGATTTTGAATTTATATATCTGGAATCATAGAGCATCTActttttttgtgcctggcttgcgttgttcaactttatttatttatttatttatttatttatttatttaagatcaTCCATGTTTTGTGCATAGCAATAGTTCAGTCATTTTCGTTTCTGTAgaatattctattctttttttttttttttttttttttttttgcagactcCCAAATCTCTTTTATTGGGGGAAATGGGCCTCTTGGGGGTCCTCACTGCACGGCTTGTTCATTGGCACTGCTTCCCGAGTCCTGGGGCTTCATCACATCGGGCAGCTCGGGCGGGCTGGAAAACGGCTCGATGCACAGGGCCTCAAAGGTGTCACCTGCCCGGAAGGCCAGCCCCACTGTGGCTGGGGCCTGTGGCCGTGCTGTTTGACTGGTGAAGCCACACTCGCCCAGTGTCTTGCCATCATCCAAGAGTTGGTCATCCTTGTACAGCCGCTGCTCGTCAGGAGGCCGCTTGAGGATGCCCTCGATGATGTGCTTCGGTTCGAACACCGTGCTGGACTCCTTGGCGTCCGTGAAGATGGTGGTCTTGAGGCGCCGGATCATGAGGAACACGTCCATTGCGGCGGCTGCCTCTCCCCTCGATGCGCTGGCACAGCCGCCGAatattctattctctattttcaaGTTTCTCTACCAGTAGAGGCTGCCAAAAGCCCTACTCAGCTTCTGGGGCTCTGAGCCTCCACTCGGAACTTGACCAATACTTTGAACCAGAGTGCACCCAATATGGGGCTCACGTACCTGGGGATTTCCTCTTTCTAAACTCTGGCTCCATCAAATCCTCACTGCCTGGGCAGCCCTCCAGACTTTCTGTGGATGTTCTTACCTGCTGAAGAGCTCTGGTAATTGTTCTTGGAGGGAGAATTAGTCTGAAATACGCTGGTATACCATCATTAGAAGTGGAGCCCTGTCtggtttatttgaagatagagtTAAGAGTTTCTGAATCTTCTTCACATTCTAGCTGCCTGGACCAATATCTGAGAGGAGCGGAGGAAACCTGCATAAATCAACCCATGCACTGAATCCAGTAAGAAAGGAGATGTGCCTACAGCTGCAGGAGGGGAGTCAGTTGGGCCTCAGGGCAGCTCCAGACGGCCATGGCCTTTACCCTGTATTTATTGTTGTAGACACCTCTGCTCTGCATCAATGCCCTTGTCATACTTCCAGAGGAGCATTTCTTCAAGAACATCGACTGGGGAGCAGTCAGAACCGGTGGATTCTGAGAGGAGCCAGGAATTAGATCTCAGCTAATAAAACTTAATCTGTAAGAATCATGACGACAGTGCTATTGATAACAGCAAACTCAACTGCAATTGTATACTTTTGTTTGTGTGACCATCAGTAGaggaaatggagactcagaagaAGAAATGCCAGCCGAAGCTATTACTTCAGTCATTATTGGAAGATTCACATCTTAGCAGGCTGATCTTGCACTTGACAAAAATGTACAGCTGACAATAAAATCAGAGTTCCTACTTATCCGAGTTTTAACATGTTGCATTCATTGTTTCATTACAAAAAGACCAGATCTTCAGAGGCAGCCACTTTCCAGGCCTGGAATACCTTTGATTGCTGTTAATAATAGTTCATACTGTGGTAAAGATTGTTAAGAGTACAAGACTGTCACTTCTGtttttttataccttttttttatttctcacttatcagggatgagttttttttttttttccccaacgtTTTGAAGTTCCTTGTGACTTAGCCATGATGTGAGAGTGATTATCCcctaaacaatttcttttttttttttttggcagagtctcactctgtcacaggctggagtacagtggcacgatcttggctcactgcaacctctgcctcccagatttgagtggtgattcttctacctcagcctcctgagtaactgggactacaggcacacaccaccatgcccagctaatttttttttttttttttttttttgagacagagtttcgctgtgtcgcccaggctggagtgcagtggcgcgatcttggctcactgcaagctccacctcccaggttcatgccattctcctgcctcagcctcccgagaagctgggattataggcgcccgtcaccgcacccagctaattttttgtatttttagtagagacggggtttcaccatgttagccaggatggtctcgatctcctgacctcgtgatccacccgcctcggcctcccaaagtgctgggattacaggcgtgagccaccacgcccggccctaatttttatgtttttagtagagacagggtttcaacacatTGGCCAGGCCAGTATCAAACTCTTTACCTCAaataatccgcccaccttggcctcccaaagtgctaggattacaggcgtgagccaccactcctggcccaaacaaaagccaaaagatttttttttttttgagatggagcctcccaggttccagcgattctcctgcctcagcctcccgagtagctgggattacaggcgcgtgacaccatgcctggctgatttttgtagttttagtagagatgaggtttcaccatgttggtcaggctggtctcgaaatcctgacctcatgatctgcctgcctcggactcccaaagtgctgggattacaggcgtgagccaccgtgcccagtcaaaatgtttaaaaaaaataattactatgtataaaaaataaataggtaatttgggtaattttattttgaactctttggttaaatattttatgtacctATTGTCTCAGCAATCaggaattaaaatttataaacactATTAACAAGCAATACTCTCTGATTTGAAGTCAGTCACATGATGAttgtgtttttaagtttttttccatGCATTTGTTATTTTATGAATTGGTCTGAATGATGAGGCCAGGCAAGTGTATACATCTTTTCACTGGTAGAAAAATCTGTAGAAAAGCCTGTGCCCTTTTTACaacaatgacttctttttttttgagatgaagtcttgttcttgtctcccaggctggagtgcaatggcgccatctgagctcactgcaacctccacctccaggttcaagcgattctcctgcctcaacctcctgagtagctgggattacaggcgcccaccaacatgcctggcttatttttgtatttttagtagaggtggggtttcaccatgttggccacgctggtcttgaattcttgacctcaggtgatccaccccctcggcctcccaaagtgctgggattacaggcgtgagccaccacacccagcctggattttgacaaatgtatagaATCATATATCCACTACCCTATTACCATATACAACAGTTacttcggctgggcgcggtggctcacgcttgtaatcccagcactttgggaggctgaggcgggcggatcacgaggtcaggagatcgagaccacgatgaaaccccgtctctactaaaaatacaaaaaattagccaggcgtggtggcgggcgcctgtagtcccagctactcggagatgctgaggcaggagaatggcgtgaacccgggaggcggagcttgcagtgagccgagattgggccactgcactccagcctgggcgacagaggagactccgtctcaaaaaaaaaaaaaaaaaacacagttactTCATCCTAAAAATTTCCCTTTGAATGTTCTTTATCCCTTCTCCCTCCAATCTTTGATAACcattaatctgttttctgtccccATAGGTCTGCTTTTTCCAGAATGGTATATGAATTGAGTCAGATAAAATGAAGCCTTTTGTGTCTGACATTTTTTTCGCGTAGTAAAATGCATTTAAGATTAATTGATGTATGGATTAACAgctcatttacatatatatatagagagagagagagaaagaaagagagagagacagttttgctcttgttgcccaggctggagtacaatggcgcaatctcggcccactgaaacctctgcctcccgggttcaagcgattctcctgcctcagcttcctgagtagctgggattacaggcatgcaccaccactcccggctaattttgtatttttagtagagacggggtttcttcatgttggccaggctggtctcgaactcctgacctcaggtgatccacatgcctcggcctcccagagtgttgggattacaggcatcagcccctgtgcccggcctattttttttttttaaataaacatagacAGTGTCTtagtatgttgcccagactggtcttgaaccctgaccacaagtgatccttccaccttggcctcccaaaatgagccactgcaccagggcaatagctttttttttttttttgagacagagtctcattctgttgcctagactggagtgcaatgatgcagtctcgactcactgcgacctctgcctcccaggttccagtgattctcctgtgtcagcctcctgaagagctgggattacagttgctcgcccccatgcctggctaatttcttatttttgtatttttactagagacggagttttgccatgttgcccaggctggtctcaaactcctgacctcaggtgatccgcccgcctcggcctcccaaagtgctgggattacaggtgtgagccaccatgtccagcctgacaatagctcatttcttttgaTCCATATGGTTATACCACAGTTTGCTTAGTCTTGCATGGCTGAAAGGTATCTTGGTTGTTTACAGTTTTTAGTGAACATATGTAAAGCTGccataaatattcatgtacaggtttttgtgtggatattaACCTTGAATTAACTTGGGTAAATATCTAAGAGCACGATTGATGGTAAGTCTCTccttaactttataagaaacttctacactgtctttcaaagtggctttaccattttccattcccattaGCAGTGAGTGGGAATTCTTGTTGCTCTatatattttcagcattttttattgtaagtttaaaaaattttagctaCTCTAATAGTGTAGTAGTACTTTATTgtggtgttttcttttgttttgttttttgagacagagtctcgctctgttgcccaggctggagtaaagtgatGCCATCACAGCTTActtcagcctccatctcccaggttcgagcaatccTCTCGTCTcacccccccaagtagctggaatcacaggcgcatgctaccacacctggttagtttttgtttgtttctttgtttgtttgtagagacattgtcttgccatgttacccgggctggtctcgagctcctgggctcaagtgatccttctgcttcagcctaccaaagtgttgggattgcaggcctgagccactgcaccctatTGGCGTTTCCCTAATGACAGATGATcttaagcatattttcatgtattatttaccacccatatatcttctttggtggtGTCTGTTGAGATCTTTCACCCACTTctaaaatcaagatttttttttttttttttttttgagacggagtcttgctgtggtgcccaggctggatggagtgcagtggcgcgatctcagctcactgcaagctctgcctcctgggttcatgccattctcctgcctcagcctcccgagtagctgggactacaggcgcctgccaccacgccaggctaatttttttgtatttttagtagagatggggtttcaccgtgttaaccaggatggtctcgatctcctgacctcgtgatccgccagcctcggcctcccaaggtgctgggattacaggcgtgagccaccgcgccctgtctaaaatcaagatttttttttcccaattactgtgtttttaattttgttcacaTATTATCTTCACGAGTCCTTTGTCACATCTATAACTTCCAGTTTTTTGAcaagtattttcttccagtctgtgccTTGTCTTTTCATTCACTTACCAGTGTTTCTGTAAAGCAAAAACTATTAATTATGATAAAGTGTAattgatttgttttctctttcatggattgtacttttggtgttttatctgAAAACTCAAACTCAGGGTTAagattttctcctttatattcttctagaagttttatggctgtgcatattatttttaggtctatgatacattttgagttacttttttaaAGGTGTGAAGTATtgtcaagttttttgttttttttttgagattgagtctttctctgttgctgaggctggagtgcaatggcgtgatctcggctcactgcaaactctgcctcccaggttcaagtgattcttctacctcagcctcccgagtagctgagattacaggcatgagccaccacaccagctaatttttgtacctttagtagaggcagggtttcaccatgttggccaagccagtctcaaactcttgacctcaagtgatccacctgccccagcctcccaaagtatatGGATGCCAATTGtttcagcatcttttttttttttttttttttgagacggagtctcgctctgtcgcccaggctggagtgcagtggcgcaatctcggctcactgcaagctccgcctcccgggttcacgccattctcctgcctcagcctctccgagtagctgggactacaggcgcccgccactatgcccggctaattttttgtatttttagtagagatggggtttcaccatggcctcgatctcctgaactcatgatccacccgcctcggcctcccaaagtgctgggattacaagcgtgagccaccgt
The sequence above is drawn from the Nomascus leucogenys isolate Asia chromosome 22a, Asia_NLE_v1, whole genome shotgun sequence genome and encodes:
- the LOC100604447 gene encoding elongin-B, with protein sequence MDVFLMIRRLKTTIFTDAKESSTVFEPKHIIEGILKRPPDEQRLYKDDQLLDDGKTLGECGFTSQTARPQAPATVGLAFRAGDTFEALCIEPFSSPPELPDVMKPQDSGSSANEQAVQ